The Deltaproteobacteria bacterium PRO3 DNA window TCAGGCCAAAACTGACCGTAAGCTTCCCCATCAACCGGACAATTCAAAATAGAATTTTTTGTTTCGAGTTTCAGCTTGTAAAGGCTTGGGGGCAATCCTCCCAGGGCATCATGGGGCCTCTGCTCGTTGTACTCGATCAGCCATTCATGGGTTATTTCCCAAACCTGATCCAGATCCTCAAACAAATAGGCATCCAATACCTCGTTTCGAAGAGAATGACACTCCACCGGCCTGAACGGCCATAGACTTCGAGTCCATGTGATGCCCCTTGTCCCCACCCGTGGAGTGTTGCGGGCGGGGTTCTCTAGATTTTGGGGATCCCCCCAAATGGCCGGCTAAATTTCCCGGCATCTGGAGAAGGAGCAAGTTAGATGCCAAATGCGAAGCGGCTTGCTTCGATGCTGGCACGCGTCTCTTCATAGGGTTGCTTCGAACTGTCTGGATGCGAGGCCGAGCCATTCCAAAAAACAGACGTTTATGTTGCATCCTCGAACTTACAATAAATTTCAGAGAATGAATCGTAAATCTAATTCGAATCGAAATTGTGTATCAATCGCCGCGCGAAGCAACTCTGTTCGGACTGCG harbors:
- a CDS encoding transposase; this translates as MWGDPQNLENPARNTPRVGTRGITWTRSLWPFRPVECHSLRNEVLDAYLFEDLDQVWEITHEWLIEYNEQRPHDALGGLPPSLYKLKLETKNSILNCPVDGEAYGQFWPEILADYLPVWVFPLISI